One region of Tachysurus fulvidraco isolate hzauxx_2018 chromosome 9, HZAU_PFXX_2.0, whole genome shotgun sequence genomic DNA includes:
- the f2r gene encoding proteinase-activated receptor 1, with protein sequence MFISAVDFYNTVKVVHLNIMMRYVILAALLPLLASAAMVPNSDDQSIVRTFSGYFRTVTDEPFEYLDVQEGSGSGSSPEHDSDHRHSAGRRKFYISKQASEFLTSRLATVFIPTIYTLVFIISVPLNVLAVVMFIRRIHPKKPAAIYMLNLACADLLFVVLLPFRIAYHYNGNHWIYGSAMCRVVTAAFYCNMYCSVLLITCIAVDRFLAVVYPMDSLMWRSPKTASVTCAAMWLLSIGGVTPLLASEHTVHVAELDITTCHDVMDIEQLRGYYLYFFPIFSSLFFFLPFIFTTVCYIGIIQTLRALSEENRSRRSRAVAMAATVLALFTACFAPTNIILLSHYVRFAGTQDDASYAAYLVATCVGSLSCCIDPLIYYFGSSQCQKQVLAYFKCRSALERSQLSSTSGSTTSSKLETFKSNLSSQYRKLVA encoded by the exons ATGTTTATTTCAGCTGTGGATTTTTACAACACTGTAAAAGTTGTTCATTTGAACATTATGATGCGGTACGTTATTCTAGCAGCTCTTCTGCCTCTATTGGCTTCAGCAGCTATGGTACCAAATAGTG ATGACCAAAGCATCGTACGGACGTTTTCTGGATATTTCAGGACGGTCACAGACGAGCCGTTTGAGTATCTGGATGTGCAGGAAGGCAGCGGTTCAGGCTCCAGCCCAGAGCACGATAGCGATCACCGCCACTCTGCTGGCAGACGAAAGTTTTACATCTCCAAACAAGCCTCTGAGTTCCTGACCAGCCGTTTAGCGACCGTCTTCATCCCAACCATCTACACGCTCGTCTTCATCATCAGTGTTCCTCTAAACGTGCTCGCCGTGGTCATGTTTATCCGCCGTATACACCCGAAGAAGCCGGCTGCGATCTATATGCTGAACTTAGCCTGTGCGGACCTGCTGTTCGTTGTGCTGTTGCCTTTCCGAATCGCTTATCATTACAATGGAAACCACTGGATCTACGGCTCAGCCATGTGCCGCGTGGTCACTGCAGCTTTCTACTGCAACATGTACTGCTCAGTGCTGCTGATCACGTGCATCGCCGTTGACCGCTTCTTAGCCGTGGTTTATCCGATGGACTCGCTGATGTGGCGCAGCCCGAAAACCGCTTCAGTCACGTGCGCTGCCATGTGGCTCCTTTCCATCGGTGGTGTCACGCCTCTGCTCGCGTCCGAACACACCGTGCACGTGGCCGAACTGGACATCACCACGTGCCATGACGTGATGGACATCGAACAACTCCGCGGCTACTACCTGTACTTCTTTCCGATATTCAGCTCACTGTTCTTCTTCCTCCCGTTTATTTTCACCACAGTGTGCTACATTGGCATAATTCAAACGCTGCGCGCACTCAGCGAGGAAAACCGATCACGGAGGTCGCGCGCCGTTGCCATGGCAGCAACGGTGTTAGCCTTGTTCACCGCGTGCTTCGCCCCAACCAACATCATCCTGCTGTCGCACTACGTGCGATTCGCCGGCACGCAAGACGACGCTTCATATGCTGCTTACCTCGTAGCCACGTGTGTAGGAAGCCTGAGCTGCTGCATAGATCcgcttatttattattttggctcGTCGCAGTGTCAGAAGCAGGTGCTGGCTTACTTCAAGTGTCGCTCTGCACTAGAACGCTCGCAGCTCAGCAGCACCAGCGGCAGCACCACATCCAGCAAGCTGGAGACTTTCAAAAGCAACTTAAGCAGCCAGTACAGAAAGCTGGTTGCGTGA
- the ssbp2a gene encoding single-stranded DNA-binding protein 2 isoform X3 translates to MYSKSVRVPSDSQAREKLALYVYEYLLHVGAQKSAQTFLSEIRWEKNITLGEPPGFLHSWWCVFWDLYCAAPERRETCEHSSEAKAFHDYVSDLLMSAAAVSSPASGNLPPGEGMPLPPGFFQYIHSVSAAGIISVYFLEVYVLAFSQQFMSPRCPGGPRAPLRMPSQAMGPGNQPLLSGMDPLRQPGHLHMNGPMQRMMPPRGMVPIGPQNLAGGMRPPVHSLMGPAMPGMAPGGGRSWINPPNANSIPYSSSSPGSYTGPTGSGGGAPGTPVMPSPAESTSSGDNMYSVMNSMPPNGNRPNFSIGPCDGAMGAVGGIDAHPLNGSLVSGDIDSLPKSSPGNLSMNTQPSTPRGDGEMASSFLNPFQNESYSPNMTMSV, encoded by the exons ATGTACTCCAAGAGTGTTCGGGTACCGTCGGATAGTCAAGCCAGAGAAAA GCTAGCTCTGTATGTTTATGAATATCTGCTACATGTTGGAGCTCAGAAATCAGCACAGACCTTCCTTTCAGAG ATCCGATGGGAGAAGAACATCACGCTGGGAGAGCCACCTGGGTTCCTTCACTCCTGGTGGTG TGTTTTCTGGGATCTCTACTGTGCAGCTCCAGAAAGGAGAGAAACATGTGAACATTCAAGTGAGGCCAAAGCTTTCCATGACTATGTGAGTGACTTGCTAATG AGCGCAGCAGCCGTGTCCAGTCCTGCAAGTGGGAATCTCCCTCCAGGAGAGGGAATGCCATTACCCCCTGGATTCTTTCAG tatatCCACTCAGTCTCAGCTGCAGGTATTATATCAGTCTATTTTTTAGAGGTCTATGTTCTTGCATTTTCACAGCAGTTCATGTCCCCTCGTTGCCCTGGAGGCCCAAGAGCTCCTCTCAGAATGCCCAGCCAG GCAATGGGTCCAGGCAACCAGCCACTCTTAAGTGGGATGGATCCTTTGAGACAGCCAG GTCATCTTCACATGAATGGTCCAATGCAGAGAATGATGCCTCCAAGAGGAATGGTTCCTATTGGACCACAG AACTTGGCAGGTGGAATGAGGCCTCCTGTACATTCATTAATGGGACCAGCAATGCCTGGCAT GGCTCCAGGAGGAGGAAGGTCTTGGATAAATCCTCCAAATGCCAACTCA ATTCCATACTCATCCTCATCTCCAGGAAGTTACACA GGTCCAACAGGAAGTGGAGGAGGAGCTCCAGGGACACCGGTCATGCCCAGTCCTGCAG AGTCAACCAGTTCAGGGGACAACATGTACAGTGTGATGAATTCGATGCCGCCAAATGGAAACAGGCCAAAT TTTTCTATTGGTCCTTGTGATGGTGCAATGGGAGCAGTTGGAGGAATAGATGCTCATCCTCTGAATGGCTCATTGG TGTCAGGTGACATTGACAGCCTCCCAAAG AGCTCCCCTGGGAACCTGAGTATGAACACACAGCCCAGTACACCAAGAGGTGATGGAGAAATGGCAAGCAGCTTCCTCAACCCCTTTCAGAACGAGAGC TACTCTCCTAATATGACGATGAGCGTGTGA
- the ssbp2a gene encoding single-stranded DNA-binding protein 2 isoform X8: MYSKSVRVPSDSQAREKLALYVYEYLLHVGAQKSAQTFLSEIRWEKNITLGEPPGFLHSWWCVFWDLYCAAPERRETCEHSSEAKAFHDYSAAAVSSPASGNLPPGEGMPLPPGFFQQFMSPRCPGGPRAPLRMPSQAMGPGNQPLLSGMDPLRQPGHLHMNGPMQRMMPPRGMVPIGPQNLAGGMRPPVHSLMGPAMPGMAPGGGRSWINPPNANSIPYSSSSPGSYTGPTGSGGGAPGTPVMPSPAESTSSGDNMYSVMNSMPPNGNRPNFSIGPCDGAMGAVGGIDAHPLNGSLVSGDIDSLPKSSPGNLSMNTQPSTPRGDGEMASSFLNPFQNESYSPNMTMSV; encoded by the exons ATGTACTCCAAGAGTGTTCGGGTACCGTCGGATAGTCAAGCCAGAGAAAA GCTAGCTCTGTATGTTTATGAATATCTGCTACATGTTGGAGCTCAGAAATCAGCACAGACCTTCCTTTCAGAG ATCCGATGGGAGAAGAACATCACGCTGGGAGAGCCACCTGGGTTCCTTCACTCCTGGTGGTG TGTTTTCTGGGATCTCTACTGTGCAGCTCCAGAAAGGAGAGAAACATGTGAACATTCAAGTGAGGCCAAAGCTTTCCATGACTAT AGCGCAGCAGCCGTGTCCAGTCCTGCAAGTGGGAATCTCCCTCCAGGAGAGGGAATGCCATTACCCCCTGGATTCTTTCAG CAGTTCATGTCCCCTCGTTGCCCTGGAGGCCCAAGAGCTCCTCTCAGAATGCCCAGCCAG GCAATGGGTCCAGGCAACCAGCCACTCTTAAGTGGGATGGATCCTTTGAGACAGCCAG GTCATCTTCACATGAATGGTCCAATGCAGAGAATGATGCCTCCAAGAGGAATGGTTCCTATTGGACCACAG AACTTGGCAGGTGGAATGAGGCCTCCTGTACATTCATTAATGGGACCAGCAATGCCTGGCAT GGCTCCAGGAGGAGGAAGGTCTTGGATAAATCCTCCAAATGCCAACTCA ATTCCATACTCATCCTCATCTCCAGGAAGTTACACA GGTCCAACAGGAAGTGGAGGAGGAGCTCCAGGGACACCGGTCATGCCCAGTCCTGCAG AGTCAACCAGTTCAGGGGACAACATGTACAGTGTGATGAATTCGATGCCGCCAAATGGAAACAGGCCAAAT TTTTCTATTGGTCCTTGTGATGGTGCAATGGGAGCAGTTGGAGGAATAGATGCTCATCCTCTGAATGGCTCATTGG TGTCAGGTGACATTGACAGCCTCCCAAAG AGCTCCCCTGGGAACCTGAGTATGAACACACAGCCCAGTACACCAAGAGGTGATGGAGAAATGGCAAGCAGCTTCCTCAACCCCTTTCAGAACGAGAGC TACTCTCCTAATATGACGATGAGCGTGTGA
- the ssbp2a gene encoding single-stranded DNA-binding protein 2 isoform X6 yields the protein MYSKSVRVPSDSQAREKLALYVYEYLLHVGAQKSAQTFLSEIRWEKNITLGEPPGFLHSWWCVFWDLYCAAPERRETCEHSSEAKAFHDYSAAAVSSPASGNLPPGEGMPLPPGFFQQFMSPRCPGGPRAPLRMPSQAMGPGNQPLLSGMDPLRQPGHLHMNGPMQRMMPPRGMVPIGPQNLAGGMRPPVHSLMGPAMPGMAPGGGRSWINPPNANSIPYSSSSPGSYTGPTGSGGGAPGTPVMPSPAESTSSGDNMYSVMNSMPPNGNRPNFSIGPCDGAMGAVGGIDAHPLNGSLVSGDIDSLPKSSPGNLSMNTQPSTPRGDGEMASSFLNPFQNESVCHHVSDIYLLKWSENLYMQISLVI from the exons ATGTACTCCAAGAGTGTTCGGGTACCGTCGGATAGTCAAGCCAGAGAAAA GCTAGCTCTGTATGTTTATGAATATCTGCTACATGTTGGAGCTCAGAAATCAGCACAGACCTTCCTTTCAGAG ATCCGATGGGAGAAGAACATCACGCTGGGAGAGCCACCTGGGTTCCTTCACTCCTGGTGGTG TGTTTTCTGGGATCTCTACTGTGCAGCTCCAGAAAGGAGAGAAACATGTGAACATTCAAGTGAGGCCAAAGCTTTCCATGACTAT AGCGCAGCAGCCGTGTCCAGTCCTGCAAGTGGGAATCTCCCTCCAGGAGAGGGAATGCCATTACCCCCTGGATTCTTTCAG CAGTTCATGTCCCCTCGTTGCCCTGGAGGCCCAAGAGCTCCTCTCAGAATGCCCAGCCAG GCAATGGGTCCAGGCAACCAGCCACTCTTAAGTGGGATGGATCCTTTGAGACAGCCAG GTCATCTTCACATGAATGGTCCAATGCAGAGAATGATGCCTCCAAGAGGAATGGTTCCTATTGGACCACAG AACTTGGCAGGTGGAATGAGGCCTCCTGTACATTCATTAATGGGACCAGCAATGCCTGGCAT GGCTCCAGGAGGAGGAAGGTCTTGGATAAATCCTCCAAATGCCAACTCA ATTCCATACTCATCCTCATCTCCAGGAAGTTACACA GGTCCAACAGGAAGTGGAGGAGGAGCTCCAGGGACACCGGTCATGCCCAGTCCTGCAG AGTCAACCAGTTCAGGGGACAACATGTACAGTGTGATGAATTCGATGCCGCCAAATGGAAACAGGCCAAAT TTTTCTATTGGTCCTTGTGATGGTGCAATGGGAGCAGTTGGAGGAATAGATGCTCATCCTCTGAATGGCTCATTGG TGTCAGGTGACATTGACAGCCTCCCAAAG AGCTCCCCTGGGAACCTGAGTATGAACACACAGCCCAGTACACCAAGAGGTGATGGAGAAATGGCAAGCAGCTTCCTCAACCCCTTTCAGAACGAGAGCGTATGTCACCATGTTTCTGATATTTATCTTTTAAAGTGGTC TGAAAATCTATATATGCAAATTAGCCTTGTAATTTAA
- the ssbp2a gene encoding single-stranded DNA-binding protein 2 isoform X4, with the protein MYSKSVRVPSDSQAREKLALYVYEYLLHVGAQKSAQTFLSEIRWEKNITLGEPPGFLHSWWCVFWDLYCAAPERRETCEHSSEAKAFHDYVSDLLMSAAAVSSPASGNLPPGEGMPLPPGFFQQFMSPRCPGGPRAPLRMPSQAMGPGNQPLLSGMDPLRQPGHLHMNGPMQRMMPPRGMVPIGPQNLAGGMRPPVHSLMGPAMPGMAPGGGRSWINPPNANSIPYSSSSPGSYTGPTGSGGGAPGTPVMPSPAESTSSGDNMYSVMNSMPPNGNRPNFSIGPCDGAMGAVGGIDAHPLNGSLVSGDIDSLPKSSPGNLSMNTQPSTPRGDGEMASSFLNPFQNESVCHHVSDIYLLKWSENLYMQISLVI; encoded by the exons ATGTACTCCAAGAGTGTTCGGGTACCGTCGGATAGTCAAGCCAGAGAAAA GCTAGCTCTGTATGTTTATGAATATCTGCTACATGTTGGAGCTCAGAAATCAGCACAGACCTTCCTTTCAGAG ATCCGATGGGAGAAGAACATCACGCTGGGAGAGCCACCTGGGTTCCTTCACTCCTGGTGGTG TGTTTTCTGGGATCTCTACTGTGCAGCTCCAGAAAGGAGAGAAACATGTGAACATTCAAGTGAGGCCAAAGCTTTCCATGACTATGTGAGTGACTTGCTAATG AGCGCAGCAGCCGTGTCCAGTCCTGCAAGTGGGAATCTCCCTCCAGGAGAGGGAATGCCATTACCCCCTGGATTCTTTCAG CAGTTCATGTCCCCTCGTTGCCCTGGAGGCCCAAGAGCTCCTCTCAGAATGCCCAGCCAG GCAATGGGTCCAGGCAACCAGCCACTCTTAAGTGGGATGGATCCTTTGAGACAGCCAG GTCATCTTCACATGAATGGTCCAATGCAGAGAATGATGCCTCCAAGAGGAATGGTTCCTATTGGACCACAG AACTTGGCAGGTGGAATGAGGCCTCCTGTACATTCATTAATGGGACCAGCAATGCCTGGCAT GGCTCCAGGAGGAGGAAGGTCTTGGATAAATCCTCCAAATGCCAACTCA ATTCCATACTCATCCTCATCTCCAGGAAGTTACACA GGTCCAACAGGAAGTGGAGGAGGAGCTCCAGGGACACCGGTCATGCCCAGTCCTGCAG AGTCAACCAGTTCAGGGGACAACATGTACAGTGTGATGAATTCGATGCCGCCAAATGGAAACAGGCCAAAT TTTTCTATTGGTCCTTGTGATGGTGCAATGGGAGCAGTTGGAGGAATAGATGCTCATCCTCTGAATGGCTCATTGG TGTCAGGTGACATTGACAGCCTCCCAAAG AGCTCCCCTGGGAACCTGAGTATGAACACACAGCCCAGTACACCAAGAGGTGATGGAGAAATGGCAAGCAGCTTCCTCAACCCCTTTCAGAACGAGAGCGTATGTCACCATGTTTCTGATATTTATCTTTTAAAGTGGTC TGAAAATCTATATATGCAAATTAGCCTTGTAATTTAA
- the ssbp2a gene encoding single-stranded DNA-binding protein 2 isoform X7 — translation MYSKSVRVPSDSQAREKLALYVYEYLLHVGAQKSAQTFLSEIRWEKNITLGEPPGFLHSWWCVFWDLYCAAPERRETCEHSSEAKAFHDYSAAAVSSPASGNLPPGEGMPLPPGFFQFMSPRCPGGPRAPLRMPSQAMGPGNQPLLSGMDPLRQPGHLHMNGPMQRMMPPRGMVPIGPQNLAGGMRPPVHSLMGPAMPGMAPGGGRSWINPPNANSIPYSSSSPGSYTGPTGSGGGAPGTPVMPSPAESTSSGDNMYSVMNSMPPNGNRPNFSIGPCDGAMGAVGGIDAHPLNGSLVSGDIDSLPKSSPGNLSMNTQPSTPRGDGEMASSFLNPFQNESVCHHVSDIYLLKWSENLYMQISLVI, via the exons ATGTACTCCAAGAGTGTTCGGGTACCGTCGGATAGTCAAGCCAGAGAAAA GCTAGCTCTGTATGTTTATGAATATCTGCTACATGTTGGAGCTCAGAAATCAGCACAGACCTTCCTTTCAGAG ATCCGATGGGAGAAGAACATCACGCTGGGAGAGCCACCTGGGTTCCTTCACTCCTGGTGGTG TGTTTTCTGGGATCTCTACTGTGCAGCTCCAGAAAGGAGAGAAACATGTGAACATTCAAGTGAGGCCAAAGCTTTCCATGACTAT AGCGCAGCAGCCGTGTCCAGTCCTGCAAGTGGGAATCTCCCTCCAGGAGAGGGAATGCCATTACCCCCTGGATTCTTTCAG TTCATGTCCCCTCGTTGCCCTGGAGGCCCAAGAGCTCCTCTCAGAATGCCCAGCCAG GCAATGGGTCCAGGCAACCAGCCACTCTTAAGTGGGATGGATCCTTTGAGACAGCCAG GTCATCTTCACATGAATGGTCCAATGCAGAGAATGATGCCTCCAAGAGGAATGGTTCCTATTGGACCACAG AACTTGGCAGGTGGAATGAGGCCTCCTGTACATTCATTAATGGGACCAGCAATGCCTGGCAT GGCTCCAGGAGGAGGAAGGTCTTGGATAAATCCTCCAAATGCCAACTCA ATTCCATACTCATCCTCATCTCCAGGAAGTTACACA GGTCCAACAGGAAGTGGAGGAGGAGCTCCAGGGACACCGGTCATGCCCAGTCCTGCAG AGTCAACCAGTTCAGGGGACAACATGTACAGTGTGATGAATTCGATGCCGCCAAATGGAAACAGGCCAAAT TTTTCTATTGGTCCTTGTGATGGTGCAATGGGAGCAGTTGGAGGAATAGATGCTCATCCTCTGAATGGCTCATTGG TGTCAGGTGACATTGACAGCCTCCCAAAG AGCTCCCCTGGGAACCTGAGTATGAACACACAGCCCAGTACACCAAGAGGTGATGGAGAAATGGCAAGCAGCTTCCTCAACCCCTTTCAGAACGAGAGCGTATGTCACCATGTTTCTGATATTTATCTTTTAAAGTGGTC TGAAAATCTATATATGCAAATTAGCCTTGTAATTTAA
- the ssbp2a gene encoding single-stranded DNA-binding protein 2 isoform X2, with product MYSKSVRVPSDSQAREKLALYVYEYLLHVGAQKSAQTFLSEIRWEKNITLGEPPGFLHSWWCVFWDLYCAAPERRETCEHSSEAKAFHDYSAAAVSSPASGNLPPGEGMPLPPGFFQYIHSVSAAGIISVYFLEVYVLAFSQQFMSPRCPGGPRAPLRMPSQAMGPGNQPLLSGMDPLRQPGHLHMNGPMQRMMPPRGMVPIGPQNLAGGMRPPVHSLMGPAMPGMAPGGGRSWINPPNANSIPYSSSSPGSYTGPTGSGGGAPGTPVMPSPAESTSSGDNMYSVMNSMPPNGNRPNFSIGPCDGAMGAVGGIDAHPLNGSLVSGDIDSLPKSSPGNLSMNTQPSTPRGDGEMASSFLNPFQNESVCHHVSDIYLLKWSENLYMQISLVI from the exons ATGTACTCCAAGAGTGTTCGGGTACCGTCGGATAGTCAAGCCAGAGAAAA GCTAGCTCTGTATGTTTATGAATATCTGCTACATGTTGGAGCTCAGAAATCAGCACAGACCTTCCTTTCAGAG ATCCGATGGGAGAAGAACATCACGCTGGGAGAGCCACCTGGGTTCCTTCACTCCTGGTGGTG TGTTTTCTGGGATCTCTACTGTGCAGCTCCAGAAAGGAGAGAAACATGTGAACATTCAAGTGAGGCCAAAGCTTTCCATGACTAT AGCGCAGCAGCCGTGTCCAGTCCTGCAAGTGGGAATCTCCCTCCAGGAGAGGGAATGCCATTACCCCCTGGATTCTTTCAG tatatCCACTCAGTCTCAGCTGCAGGTATTATATCAGTCTATTTTTTAGAGGTCTATGTTCTTGCATTTTCACAGCAGTTCATGTCCCCTCGTTGCCCTGGAGGCCCAAGAGCTCCTCTCAGAATGCCCAGCCAG GCAATGGGTCCAGGCAACCAGCCACTCTTAAGTGGGATGGATCCTTTGAGACAGCCAG GTCATCTTCACATGAATGGTCCAATGCAGAGAATGATGCCTCCAAGAGGAATGGTTCCTATTGGACCACAG AACTTGGCAGGTGGAATGAGGCCTCCTGTACATTCATTAATGGGACCAGCAATGCCTGGCAT GGCTCCAGGAGGAGGAAGGTCTTGGATAAATCCTCCAAATGCCAACTCA ATTCCATACTCATCCTCATCTCCAGGAAGTTACACA GGTCCAACAGGAAGTGGAGGAGGAGCTCCAGGGACACCGGTCATGCCCAGTCCTGCAG AGTCAACCAGTTCAGGGGACAACATGTACAGTGTGATGAATTCGATGCCGCCAAATGGAAACAGGCCAAAT TTTTCTATTGGTCCTTGTGATGGTGCAATGGGAGCAGTTGGAGGAATAGATGCTCATCCTCTGAATGGCTCATTGG TGTCAGGTGACATTGACAGCCTCCCAAAG AGCTCCCCTGGGAACCTGAGTATGAACACACAGCCCAGTACACCAAGAGGTGATGGAGAAATGGCAAGCAGCTTCCTCAACCCCTTTCAGAACGAGAGCGTATGTCACCATGTTTCTGATATTTATCTTTTAAAGTGGTC TGAAAATCTATATATGCAAATTAGCCTTGTAATTTAA
- the ssbp2a gene encoding single-stranded DNA-binding protein 2 isoform X5, giving the protein MYSKSVRVPSDSQAREKLALYVYEYLLHVGAQKSAQTFLSEIRWEKNITLGEPPGFLHSWWCVFWDLYCAAPERRETCEHSSEAKAFHDYVSDLLMSAAAVSSPASGNLPPGEGMPLPPGFFQFMSPRCPGGPRAPLRMPSQAMGPGNQPLLSGMDPLRQPGHLHMNGPMQRMMPPRGMVPIGPQNLAGGMRPPVHSLMGPAMPGMAPGGGRSWINPPNANSIPYSSSSPGSYTGPTGSGGGAPGTPVMPSPAESTSSGDNMYSVMNSMPPNGNRPNFSIGPCDGAMGAVGGIDAHPLNGSLVSGDIDSLPKSSPGNLSMNTQPSTPRGDGEMASSFLNPFQNESVCHHVSDIYLLKWSENLYMQISLVI; this is encoded by the exons ATGTACTCCAAGAGTGTTCGGGTACCGTCGGATAGTCAAGCCAGAGAAAA GCTAGCTCTGTATGTTTATGAATATCTGCTACATGTTGGAGCTCAGAAATCAGCACAGACCTTCCTTTCAGAG ATCCGATGGGAGAAGAACATCACGCTGGGAGAGCCACCTGGGTTCCTTCACTCCTGGTGGTG TGTTTTCTGGGATCTCTACTGTGCAGCTCCAGAAAGGAGAGAAACATGTGAACATTCAAGTGAGGCCAAAGCTTTCCATGACTATGTGAGTGACTTGCTAATG AGCGCAGCAGCCGTGTCCAGTCCTGCAAGTGGGAATCTCCCTCCAGGAGAGGGAATGCCATTACCCCCTGGATTCTTTCAG TTCATGTCCCCTCGTTGCCCTGGAGGCCCAAGAGCTCCTCTCAGAATGCCCAGCCAG GCAATGGGTCCAGGCAACCAGCCACTCTTAAGTGGGATGGATCCTTTGAGACAGCCAG GTCATCTTCACATGAATGGTCCAATGCAGAGAATGATGCCTCCAAGAGGAATGGTTCCTATTGGACCACAG AACTTGGCAGGTGGAATGAGGCCTCCTGTACATTCATTAATGGGACCAGCAATGCCTGGCAT GGCTCCAGGAGGAGGAAGGTCTTGGATAAATCCTCCAAATGCCAACTCA ATTCCATACTCATCCTCATCTCCAGGAAGTTACACA GGTCCAACAGGAAGTGGAGGAGGAGCTCCAGGGACACCGGTCATGCCCAGTCCTGCAG AGTCAACCAGTTCAGGGGACAACATGTACAGTGTGATGAATTCGATGCCGCCAAATGGAAACAGGCCAAAT TTTTCTATTGGTCCTTGTGATGGTGCAATGGGAGCAGTTGGAGGAATAGATGCTCATCCTCTGAATGGCTCATTGG TGTCAGGTGACATTGACAGCCTCCCAAAG AGCTCCCCTGGGAACCTGAGTATGAACACACAGCCCAGTACACCAAGAGGTGATGGAGAAATGGCAAGCAGCTTCCTCAACCCCTTTCAGAACGAGAGCGTATGTCACCATGTTTCTGATATTTATCTTTTAAAGTGGTC TGAAAATCTATATATGCAAATTAGCCTTGTAATTTAA
- the ssbp2a gene encoding single-stranded DNA-binding protein 2 isoform X1 has protein sequence MYSKSVRVPSDSQAREKLALYVYEYLLHVGAQKSAQTFLSEIRWEKNITLGEPPGFLHSWWCVFWDLYCAAPERRETCEHSSEAKAFHDYVSDLLMSAAAVSSPASGNLPPGEGMPLPPGFFQYIHSVSAAGIISVYFLEVYVLAFSQQFMSPRCPGGPRAPLRMPSQAMGPGNQPLLSGMDPLRQPGHLHMNGPMQRMMPPRGMVPIGPQNLAGGMRPPVHSLMGPAMPGMAPGGGRSWINPPNANSIPYSSSSPGSYTGPTGSGGGAPGTPVMPSPAESTSSGDNMYSVMNSMPPNGNRPNFSIGPCDGAMGAVGGIDAHPLNGSLVSGDIDSLPKSSPGNLSMNTQPSTPRGDGEMASSFLNPFQNESVCHHVSDIYLLKWSENLYMQISLVI, from the exons ATGTACTCCAAGAGTGTTCGGGTACCGTCGGATAGTCAAGCCAGAGAAAA GCTAGCTCTGTATGTTTATGAATATCTGCTACATGTTGGAGCTCAGAAATCAGCACAGACCTTCCTTTCAGAG ATCCGATGGGAGAAGAACATCACGCTGGGAGAGCCACCTGGGTTCCTTCACTCCTGGTGGTG TGTTTTCTGGGATCTCTACTGTGCAGCTCCAGAAAGGAGAGAAACATGTGAACATTCAAGTGAGGCCAAAGCTTTCCATGACTATGTGAGTGACTTGCTAATG AGCGCAGCAGCCGTGTCCAGTCCTGCAAGTGGGAATCTCCCTCCAGGAGAGGGAATGCCATTACCCCCTGGATTCTTTCAG tatatCCACTCAGTCTCAGCTGCAGGTATTATATCAGTCTATTTTTTAGAGGTCTATGTTCTTGCATTTTCACAGCAGTTCATGTCCCCTCGTTGCCCTGGAGGCCCAAGAGCTCCTCTCAGAATGCCCAGCCAG GCAATGGGTCCAGGCAACCAGCCACTCTTAAGTGGGATGGATCCTTTGAGACAGCCAG GTCATCTTCACATGAATGGTCCAATGCAGAGAATGATGCCTCCAAGAGGAATGGTTCCTATTGGACCACAG AACTTGGCAGGTGGAATGAGGCCTCCTGTACATTCATTAATGGGACCAGCAATGCCTGGCAT GGCTCCAGGAGGAGGAAGGTCTTGGATAAATCCTCCAAATGCCAACTCA ATTCCATACTCATCCTCATCTCCAGGAAGTTACACA GGTCCAACAGGAAGTGGAGGAGGAGCTCCAGGGACACCGGTCATGCCCAGTCCTGCAG AGTCAACCAGTTCAGGGGACAACATGTACAGTGTGATGAATTCGATGCCGCCAAATGGAAACAGGCCAAAT TTTTCTATTGGTCCTTGTGATGGTGCAATGGGAGCAGTTGGAGGAATAGATGCTCATCCTCTGAATGGCTCATTGG TGTCAGGTGACATTGACAGCCTCCCAAAG AGCTCCCCTGGGAACCTGAGTATGAACACACAGCCCAGTACACCAAGAGGTGATGGAGAAATGGCAAGCAGCTTCCTCAACCCCTTTCAGAACGAGAGCGTATGTCACCATGTTTCTGATATTTATCTTTTAAAGTGGTC TGAAAATCTATATATGCAAATTAGCCTTGTAATTTAA